In Candidatus Binatia bacterium, the sequence TCTTCCGCGGTCAGCTTCTCGTAGAGGTGATCGCTCGGAGAGAGAAGGCCGACGACGGGTCGGCGCCGGGCGGGCGTCTGGCGCAAGTTGGTTCCATCCGCGTAAATTGCACCCGCGCTGGGCCGCAGGAGACCGGCGAGCGCCTTGAGCAAAGTGGTTTTTCCCGCGCCGTTGGGCCCGAGCAGCGCGACCGTGTCGCCGCCGCGAAGCTCCAGGTCGATGTCTCTCAGCGCCCAAGTAAAACCGTAGCTTTTAGACAGGCCGCGAACTTCCAGGTGCAAGATAATCTCCGTGCCGGCGGAATAAATGAATGGCCGACTATAAACGCGGGGTAGGGCGGATTCAAGAGCAATTGCGGCAGAGATCGATGCCTTCGAACAATCGCACTTCCCGTGATTTTTCCTTGCTATTGTTTGTCGAGTGCGCATAAAAGAAGGCGCATCCATTTGCCGAGGCGGAATAAAGTGAAAGGGAGGGGAAGGCAATGAATCTAACGGAGCGTGCCAAGAACATACTGGTGCAACCGACAGAGGAGTGGCCGGTCATTGAAAAAGAGCCGACGACAACCCGGGACCTGTATACATCTTATATCATGCCCCTCGCGGCCATCGGGCCGGTGGCGTCGATCATCGGTTTGTCGATCGTTGGGATCGGCTCCCCTTTAGGCGGCACCTATCGCGTATCCTTAGGCGCTTCCATCGGGCACGCGGTGGTAACGTACGTGATGGCGCTCGCGGGCGTGTATGTCCTGGCGCTCGTCATCGACGCGCTGGCGCCGACGTTCAATGGAACGAAGAACAGCGCGCAGGCGTTGAAGGTGGCCGCCTATTCCAGCACGGCCGGTTGGCTGGTCGGGATCTTCAATTTGATCCCGGCGTTGGCGTTCCTGCAGATTTTCGGACTTTACAGTCTTTACCTGCTGTACCTGGGTCTCCCGGCGCTTATGAAATCGCCTCAGGATAAGACTTTGCCCTATACGGTCGTCGTGATCATCGCGGGCTTGATTATCTTCGCGATTATCGGCGCCGTAGGCGGCTCACTGATCACTTATCCTATTCCGAGATGACGCCGGTTAAGGCCGACTCGCCTTGACTCTCTTCCGCGGATCGGTTAAAAACGGAATTACTTTTCAACCTCTTCGCGATTCGAAAACGGCCTAAGGGCTAAGCAACACGCCCTTAGGCCTATTTATTACTTTTCTATTTATCGGGAGAGCCATGGCATACCAACATATCAAAGTACCAACGGACGGAACGAAAATCACCATGTCCGCAAACAAGCAGTTGAACGTTCCCGACCATCCGATTATTCCGTTTATCGAAGGCGACGGCACCGGCCGCGATATCTGGCGCGCTTCGGTGCGCGTTTTCGACGCGGCGGTTGAGAAGGCTTACAAGGGCAAGCGTAAAATCCGTTGGATGGAAGTGTACGCCGGCGAGAAATCGTTCAAGCAGTTCAAGAGCTGGCTGCCCGACGAGACCGTCGAAGCGTTCACGGAATTTCTCGTCGGCATCAAGGGCCCGCTCACGACTCCGATCGGCGGCGGCTTTCGCTCGCTGAACGTAACGCTTCGCATCTTGCTCGACCTTTACGTCTGCCTGCGGCCCGTGCACTACTACAACGGCGTGCCTTCTCCGGTGAAGCATCCGGAACACGTCGACATGGTGGTTTTCCGCGAGAACACGGAAGATATTTATACCGGAATCGAATTTCCCAACGGAACGGAAGAGAACAAGAAATTCAAATCCCTCCTCAAGGAAAACTTTCCCAAAGAGTATGCGAAGATCCGCTTCCCCGGCACCGCGGGCATCGCCATCAAGCCGGTCTCCGTCGAGGGCACCGAGAGGCTGGTGCGCGCCGCGATCCAGTGGTCGCTCGCGAACAAGCGCAAGAACATCAACTTCGTCCATAAGGGCAACATCATGAAGTACACCGAGGGCGCGTTTAAGGACTGGGGTTACGCGCTCGCCAAACGGGAGTTCCGCAACGACGTCGTCACCGAGCGCGAGACCTGGATCTTGGGCAACAAGGAACAGAAGCCCAATTTGAGCGTCGAGGACAACGCCAAAGCGATCGATCCCGGCTTCGACATGATGTCGCCCGACCAGCAGAACGACATCAAGAAAGAAGTAGAGGAGGCGCTGAAGTTGTGGCCGACGCACGGCGACGGCAAGTGGAAGGCGAAGCTGCTGCTCAAGGATTCGATCGCGGACGTGTCGCTGCAGTTCGTCCTGATCCGACCGAAGGATTACGACGTGATCGCGACGCTGAATCTGAACGGCGACTACCTATCCGACGCGCTGGCCGCGCAGGTCGGCGGCATCGGCATCGCGCCCGGCGCCAACATCAACTACGACACGGGGCACGCCATCTTCGAGGCGACGCACGGCACGGCGCCGAAGTACGCCGACCTCGACAAGGTCAATCCCGGCTCGGTCATCCTCTCCGGCGAGATGATGCTCCGTTTCATGGGCTGGAGCGAAGCGGCCGACCTGATCGTCAAAGGTTTGGAAGGCGCGATCGGCAAGAAGACGGTGACGTACGATTTCGAGCGCCTGATGCCGGGGGCAAAGCTCGTCAGTTGCTCGGGCTTCGGCGCCGCGATCATCAAAAACATGTAAGGAAAGTTCATTGAGTTAATCGCGTTCGTTGAGTTTATTGGGTTGAACTCAAGAAACTCAAAAAACCCGACAAACTCAATTGAACCCAAAGGAATTTGACATGGCTCGGAAAAAGCTCGCTTTGATCGGCGCGGGTAATATCGGTGGCACCATGGCGCATCTCTGCGCGTTGAAGGGCCTCGGCGACGTCGTGCTCTACGATGTTATCGATGGGCTGCCGCAGGGCAAGGCGCTCGATCTGTTGCAATCGGCGCCGA encodes:
- a CDS encoding Yip1 family protein; amino-acid sequence: MNLTERAKNILVQPTEEWPVIEKEPTTTRDLYTSYIMPLAAIGPVASIIGLSIVGIGSPLGGTYRVSLGASIGHAVVTYVMALAGVYVLALVIDALAPTFNGTKNSAQALKVAAYSSTAGWLVGIFNLIPALAFLQIFGLYSLYLLYLGLPALMKSPQDKTLPYTVVVIIAGLIIFAIIGAVGGSLITYPIPR
- the icd gene encoding NADP-dependent isocitrate dehydrogenase, which codes for MAYQHIKVPTDGTKITMSANKQLNVPDHPIIPFIEGDGTGRDIWRASVRVFDAAVEKAYKGKRKIRWMEVYAGEKSFKQFKSWLPDETVEAFTEFLVGIKGPLTTPIGGGFRSLNVTLRILLDLYVCLRPVHYYNGVPSPVKHPEHVDMVVFRENTEDIYTGIEFPNGTEENKKFKSLLKENFPKEYAKIRFPGTAGIAIKPVSVEGTERLVRAAIQWSLANKRKNINFVHKGNIMKYTEGAFKDWGYALAKREFRNDVVTERETWILGNKEQKPNLSVEDNAKAIDPGFDMMSPDQQNDIKKEVEEALKLWPTHGDGKWKAKLLLKDSIADVSLQFVLIRPKDYDVIATLNLNGDYLSDALAAQVGGIGIAPGANINYDTGHAIFEATHGTAPKYADLDKVNPGSVILSGEMMLRFMGWSEAADLIVKGLEGAIGKKTVTYDFERLMPGAKLVSCSGFGAAIIKNM